The genomic stretch CGATGGCGACACCGAACATGACCGCTGCGATGGCCCTTATCCGAAATTACTTCCAGATGGGGTTCTATCCGACTGGCGACACTCAGACCGGCACGAAAATGGGCATCTCGGCAGCGCTGAACAAGGCAGTCGGCATCGTCGGCGCAGATAACGACATTTCGGGCTATACCGTGCCGGATAACAATGTCGGCTGGGGCAGGGTTGACCTTGACTCTTCGCTGTATTTTGCCGGTGATCGAAGCAAGCTTTGGGTTATGGATGATACCATTGGGCTCAATACCGGCGATTCGGCCCTGTACTCAATCGAGGTTGTCAACGATTCGAATCCGTTCCGCGTGGCACTTGTCTGGACCGACTATCCGGGCACGATGCGGGCGGCATTGATTCTTGTCAACAATCTGGACCTGACCGTGATTTCGCCAACCGGGACAGAGTATAAGGGCAACGTGTACTCAGGCGGACAGTCTGCAACCGGCGGGGTCTACGACACCTTGAACGTTGAAGAGTGCACGCGCAGGAACCTGCCTGAAGTTGGAATCTGGACAATCAAGGTTAAGGCAAAGAACGTCCCCCAGGGACCGCAGCCGTATGCGCTGGCCGCAACCGGAATGATTACGGTTGCCGCGCCGCCGCGGCACGACGTTGGTGTGAGCCAGATTCTTGCGCCAGTCGGTGAAGTTGACTCGGGAACTGTGGTCACCCCGCAGGTGGTAATTGTCAACCTTGGCAATTCGGCCGAGACATTCGACGCGGTGATGAGAATCGGCACGTCATACACTGATACCCAGACTGTGAGCCTTGCGGTTGGCCAGACCGACACGGTTGACTTCCTCGACTGGGTTGCTACGCCTATCGGCGTATTCCCGGTGAGTTGCTCAACGATGCTTTCCGGCGACATGAATCCAGCCAATGACATAGCGGTGGATACGGTTGAGGTAGTGCCGGTGGTCGGAGTGGCCGAAGAAATCGGACTGCCCAAGGCATTCTTCATGGACAAGGGCCGGCCCAATCCATTTACCGGCCAGACGGTTATTCGTTACGGACTGCCGCGTTCAAGCCAAGTTGAGATAGCGGTGTACTCGATTGCGGGCGAGCGAGTCAGGACTTTGGCGAGCGGCCGACACCAAGCCGGGTACTACCTGGCGAGCTGGGACGGCCGGGATAATCACGGTCGCAGTCTTGGTGCTGGCATCTACTACTGCCGGTTTGTCACTGACCAAGTCAGCGATACGAAGAAGCTCATTCGAGCCGAATAGCGGTTCTCTGCAACTAGACGCGGGCCCGAGCTCGGGCCCGCGTCATTTCGGTGTGTCCGTTAGGACAATACATCAGTGAGTTATGTATGGTGTGCGAGCTAGCGCAGAAGCACAAGGCCAAAACAGACGGTTGTGCCGGTGAGCTCTACGTAGCTCCGGGCTGTCCATGCCAGCCCAGAGCAGACCTGGGGTCTGAGCTCAAGCGTTAGAACCTCGCTCAGCCCGAAACTCAGCCCGGACCTGACAACCTGACTGAAACAACCTCTGAACCGGCTTCTGAACTTACCCATCAGACCAAGACTCAAATGCCATCTCATACATCCTGTGATGTAACCAGAGACAGATTATCTCAAGTCCTTACTCACAGGCCAGTTGAGAAGCCCCCTGAACGTTCAGCTCAACCCTGAAGTCAAAGCCAGCCTGACCTCGCATCTCAAGAGCGGTTTCAGAACGCGACTCAGATGGGGAGTCACTCCCCGGGTCACTGGGTAACCCCCTGCCTATGTCCTCGCTCCCGGGCTGGGCTACCGGCTCTGCGCCATATCATGCTGGCTATCAATGAGTTGTGCAGTCACTCCCAGCCGGTAGCACTTTCGATGCTCACCGGGCACAGCCTGGTAAGTACTCAGCCGGATTACGCTCGTAGCTATTTCTGGCTGCTTTGGCAGGCGAATGACTACTGTTCGGCTGAGACAGATACTATGACCACAGGTTCAAACCAGGACAGGGTCAGCACGCCCGGGGACCGTGGGAAGCTTAGCTAAACATCCAGCTGACCTGAAGAGAACGGGTATGCGGGTCATAGAGGCGGGACAGGCAAAGAGAATACTAGCCAACCTACGTATCATACCGACGATAACCAACGTAGCTGCGTACCAAGCTCCAGTTCTTGCTCTCGACATAGGGAAAGTCGTTCTTCCGGTACACCCGGACCGGGTGAAGCGCAATTTGTGCTCATCGGCAAACTTCGCCAGCGCCTGGTTGATAAACTCGCTGCCATTGTCCGAATGGATGGCAGTAGCCGGGGAAGGTGCTGCCCGCAGAATGCTCTTCATCGCCAACATCACCCAGATGTGAGCCTTGTTGCGTAGCACCCGCAATTCGGTCCAGCCAGTGGTTATCTCGGTGACTACCAGCGTGTAGGCAAACTTACCGCAACGACTCTACCCTCCGTGACTTAGCAAATCTATCTCCAGATACCCAAGCTGCTTTAGGGGCTTGTCGTAGTGGGTTTCTACTGGAATGTGCTTCTTGAGCCAGGGGGCGAAGGGGTTGGACCTGTAGCGGCGTTTGGCCAGAAGCTCGGCTCGGACTGGCCGGAGCAGACGGTCCACACTAGACGGGCTGATAGTCTGGAGCTTAGCCTTGACCTCGGCGGATGCTTTCTTGAGCTTGGGATGACAGAACAGTCGTTGGGGGTTGAGGCGGATGAAGTGAGCGAGATGGATGGAGGATGGGTAGCGAGCAAGTTGCCAGCAAAAGAGCAGATAAGGCAGTATGTCTGGGCCGTAGTGCTTCTTGCGGCCGTGGCGCTAAAGGAGTGAGCAGGTGGGGTCTGCGATGATAGTAATGCTCGTTGGGGTAGTCATGTTCCTGCCGGCGTTGCAGAGCATGAAACTGAGATACTTCCGGCCAAGACGTGTGAGGTGTGTCAGCCTGTTTAGCAGCGTGGGCTTGGCCTTCTTTCTTGTGGCCCGATACTTGGGGGCATTGGCAGAGACGATGGACCTCTTAGCGGTCACGGCGTAGAGTCCTTCTGGATATTGCGGCTACCATCGGGTTTCTCCTTTCGGTAAGACCTAAAGAATGCCTGTGGTAGCCTGCTTTTTCAAGCCCAAACAGACCTGAATCCATTCTGACGAAAATCGAGCTATTGACTGACGGTGTTGTCATGCTATACTTTATAGGCGAGAGCAAGGGGCGAAGTCTGATTCTCTGGTATTCGCGATGCGGCACAATTTGGACGAGTAAAGCAGGGCAAGAGCCCTAGGATGGGTCGCAGGAGAAACGGCCCAGAAAGGAAATCACTGTGCAGCATCGGCGTCCGGGGGCGCCAAACAACAATACTACAGACTACCCGTATGATGCCTTGCGTCCGGGCTTAGGTCCCGAGCGCAGCATTTCGTTGTCTGATGTCCACATACCCGAGGGTGTAGGCTTCTTGCTAGCTATAGGAGGGATTGAACCATGAGACAGCACGTTGGGCTGGTTGGAACCGGATACTGGGGAAAGAATCTGGTCAGGGTATTCAGCGAGCTCGGAGCACTGGCCGCAGTTTGTGACTCGGACCAAGGCCGACTCGACAGACTCGGCCTTGCCGCAGACGTTAGGAGATATGAAGGCTACGAACAGCTGCTGGAGGATACCGCAGTTGATGCTGTAGTCATTGCTACGCCGGCTGCAGCTCACTACAAGATGTGCCGGCAGGCGCTTGAGGCCGGTCGTGACGTAATGGTCGAGAAACCGCTGGCACTGTCGGTCGAGCAGGGCCAGGAACTTGTCCAACTTGCCGAGGAACGCGGACGAATTCTAATGGTTGGCCACATCCTGCGCTACCATCCAGCGGTCGGCAAACTTGTTAGGATGATTGCCGATGGCGAATTGGGCCGGGTTGAGTACGTGTATTCCAACCGGCTGAATCTGGGAAAGCTCCGGACCGAGGAGAATATTCTCTGGAGCTTCGCACCGCACGATATTTCGGTCATCCTTGCGCTCGTCGCCGAGCGGCCGGTAATTGTGTCATCGCACGGCGAGGCGTTTCTACAGAGGAACGTTTTCGATGTCACCCTGACCGCGATTGAGTTTCCAAACGGAGTGAAAGCCCACACATTTGTTTCGTGGTTACACCCATTCAAAGAACAGCGGTTGGTCGTGGTTGGCAGCGAACAGATGGCGGTGTTTGAAGACTCACGCCCCCAGGACAAACTGGTCTGCTATCCGCACAGGGTGCAATGGCAGGCCGGCAAAGTCCCGGTAGCGATGAAGGGTGAGCGACGGGTCATTGAGGTGTCCGATGCCGAGCCCCTCTTGGTTGAATGTGAACACTTTCTTGAGAGCTGTGAGACGAGAATTCCGCCCCGCACCGATGGGTACGAAGGGCTCGCCGTGCTCGAAGTGCTCGCCACGGCCGAGGTGTCACTCAAACAGGGTGGCAAGCCGGTCCCCCTGCCCGCCGGGTCCAATGGACGCTGTCGCCACGCCCTGTCCCAAGCAGTGCACTCCAGCCGTCAACTCGTCGCCGCTGCTGTGCCGACGAACCAGTCCAGAACGCAGTTGCTGACCAATGCCAGCCCGGCCATGACCCGGAGCAACAAAGCCGGTGAGCCGGCAGCAGGCGATTCCCCGCTAGCCACCCTCTGTTTACCTTGCGGGGTCGAACGCAGAGCTGAAATTCAGGGTACAACATCCGAGATTTCGGAAGTCACTGGCTCCCGGTGGCCGACATTGGGCATCTTGCACCCCGAAGTCTTGACTGAAACCGGGGCAGGCCGAGGACGAGACCGCGGGGTTGAAGCTCCCGATACCCGGAGCGAGGCACGGGACTGTTTCATCCATCCGACCGCAGTGGTAGATGACGGTGCGGAAATCGGAGCCGGCAGCAAGGTTTGGCACTACACCCACGTCTCAACCCGGGCCCGCATTGGCCCGAGAAACATTCTCGGCCAGAACGTGTTCGTGGCCGAAGGCGTTGTGACTGGCGCCAACTGCAAGGTGCAGAACAACGTTTCTCTATACAAAGGAGTGGTACTCGAGGACGATGTTTTCTGCGGGCCGTCCTGCGTATTCACGAATGTCATTAATCCGCGTGCTTTCCTTGAGAAGAAGTCGGAGTTCAGACCGACCCTCGTGAAGCAGGGAGCGTCCATCGGCGCGAATGCAACCGTTGTATGCGGCCATACGCTCGGGCGGTACTGTCTCATCGGAGCGGGCGCGGTCGTAACCCGCGATGTGCCGGACTATGCGCTCATGATCGGTGTGCCGGCCCGTCAGCAGGGCTGGGTGTGCCGGTGTGGTGAACGGCTCCGGTTTGCAGCTGGGCAAACCGGCTGCCAGAAGTGTGGCGAGCAGTACGAAATGGAAAACGGCAAGGTGAAGCCGAGAAAGGCGTTGGGGGCCGGGCATCCGACAGCTGGAATCCGTGACAACCCGGACAGGTTTGACTGGCACCAGATCAGGCAAGAATCCGGGATTCAAAGGCAAAGTCCCGGCCTACGAGTACAAAGCGCTAGTGAACAAGTGATCAATCAGGCTTCGCCCCCGCGGCTCCGTGACGGGCATCGGTCGGCAACAATTGCTTTTCCGATGCTTGACCTCAAGCGGGAATATATGTACATGAAGGTCGATATTGACCGTGCACTCGAGCGGGTACTCGAACACCAGGCCTGGATAATGGGACCGGAGGTCAGGGAACTGGAGGCGGCGATTGCACAGTACGTTGGCACAAAGTACGCCGTGAGCTGCGCGTCCGGTACCGATGCTTTGGTACTAGCCTTGCGGTCCCTGGCGCTGAAACGCACCGGCCGGGAATACTTCACCCGGCAGGAGGAAATCATCACTACGCCGTTCACGTTCACTGCGACTGGTGACGCAATTCTGCGGGCTGGCGCGACACCGGTATTTGTGGACATCGAGCCGACGAGCTTCAACATTGACCCGGAGAAGATTCGGAGCGCGGTGAACGAACGTACGGTCGGCATCCTGCCGGTGCACTTGTACGGGCAGGCATGTGCGATGGACGAAATCATAGCCATTGCTCGCGCAAGAAGTCTGTTCATCGTCGAAGATTGTGCCCAGTCGTTTGGCGCCGACTTGGCTGGCCGTAAGTGTGGCTCGTTTGGTGACTGCGCCGCATTCAGCTTCTTTCCTTCGAAAAACCTGGGCGGCTTCGGCGACGGCGGCATGGTCACAACCAACGATGCGGACCTTGCCCGGCTCTGTGACATGCTGCGCAAGCATGGTGGCCGGGACAAGTACAACGTGGACCAGCTCGGGTATAACAGCCGACTAGACACGCTCCAGGGAGCGATACTCCTGGCCAAGCTCCGTTACGTTGATTCCTTCAACGACCGCCGGAGGAGAATTGCCGCCTGGTATAACCTTGCGCTCCAGAACCAGGCAGGGGTAAAGGCACCGGCGCTACCGCGTAACGGTGAGCACGTGTTCCACCAGTACACGATCAGAATACCGGAAGCAGCAGACAGGACACAAAATACTGCAGACCGGCGGCGTGACCGAGTAGCGAAAAAACTGGCGGAACGTGGAATAGCAAGCATGGTGTACTACCCTGTGCCACTGCACAAGATGAGAGTGTTCGCCGGCCGGTCACGAGCTGGCAGTAGCCTGGCTGAATCGGAGCGGGCGGCGGCCGAGGTGCTGTCGCTGCCGATAGAACCGCTACTTTCGCACGAGGAGGTCCAGACGGTGATCGCCGCGATGGAGGAAGCGCTCGAGTGTCAAGAAACCGTCGCCTGAAGTGCCGGCTCTCGAAGGAATCTCCGGCGCAAAGCGCCGGCCGAATGGTCCACTTTCCATACACCCTGGTCCTGACCCATGATGTTGACCGCCTGTCGCTCCGCAGCATGCCCTTGCTGGGCCGCGAGCAGCTAGCACTACTTAGGGCGTTACTGCTTGGAAACCTCTTGCGTTGGCTCAGAGGGCGCCTCGACATATGGGATTATCTCTGGTCGCTGGTCGTGGCCGTGTCGCTGCCGCTGGTGCTTCTTAGACTTGTGCCGGATCCGCTAGAGCGCAGTATCGAACTAGTGACGACACTGGAGGACGACTATGGTGCACGTTCGACGTTCTTTTTCATACCGCTTGCAAACGAGCCCGGACATGTCACATCCGACACGCCGGCGGTGAAACATCGGGCGGCTTCGTACCGGCTTGCCGAACATGCTCGACTAGTCCGAGCACTAGTGGCAGGAGGTTGGGAGGTTGGTGTCCACGGGATTGACTGTCACATCAGCCCGGTACCAGCGGCACGTGAACGGGACGAACTTGCAGCGCTGGTCGGACCGGACTATCCGATTGGTGTCAGGATGCACTGGCTCTTCTCTTCGCCAGTACTGTACCGCAACCTCGCCCAGGCCGGCTACGTCTACGATGCTACGCTCGGGTCAAACGACGAAATTGGATTCCCGGAAGGTCGGTACAAGCCGTTCCGAGACGATGCCACCGGATTGATCATTGTACCACTCTGCATTCAGGATGTAACGCTCCTGCGCGAGGACCACATGAATCTGGAACCGGAACAGGCCTGGCGCCGGATAACGATGGTCCTGACCAAGGCTCGTGAGCACAGGGCAGTCGTGACAGTACTCTGGCACAACGACTCGTTCTTGCCACCCCGGTGCTGGGGCGGGCTCTATCGCCGGCTATTGGAACGGGCGCGGGATGACGGTGCTCGGATACTTTCAATTCAGGAGTTGCTGAGAGACGAACAACTGCTATGAGTTGTCTGTCTTTGACAATCAGGGGGCTTATCTGGCAGCGGTACACGGTGCGCCGCGGGGCTCTGATCATCGCTGTCATGACAATTCTTGCCAAGGCACTCGGCTTCGTGCGAGAACTGCTGATGGCCTACTTCTTCGGTGCCGCCGGCGTCATGGATGCATACCGTGTGGGCGAAACCGTGAACAGCCTGGGTGCGGGAATGGTCTCCAGTTTGTTCGACGTTGCCGGACTTCCTCTCCTGGTTGAACGGAATGCGCGAGCCGGTGAGCAGGCCCAGCGGCAATTGTTCGCATCCCTCTGGACGACCGGTGCACTCGTCGCAGGTTCAATTGCCTTACTGACGCTTGCGCTGGCACCGTTGTGCGTACGGCTGTTCGCACCCAGACTTTCCGGCCCGACGTTCGGGCTTGCGGTTACTACCACTCGAATACTGGTTCCGGTTGGATTCGTGACGATCATGGTTGGTGCGTTTGGCGCCTACTACAATGCGCGGCGGCAGTTCGCGGTGCCGAAGCTCGTGGACCCGGTTATCAACGCCGTGGCTATCGTTGTCCTCGTGTTCTGGGCCCGGCGTGCTGGCGTTCTCGGACTTGCTGCCGGTTGGAGCCTCGGTCAGATTCTTGGTCTGGCGGTTGCGATTCTGCCCCTGGTGATGACCGGACACAGGTTGGTACGCACCTTGTCCGACCCAGGAGTTCGAGCGTTCGTCAAACTTGCCCTGCCAGTACTTGCGGCCGGTGCGGTACGGCCCTTGACCATAGCTGCGGCCCGGGCGTTCGCCTCGTTCTTGCCAGAGGGGAGCATCGCCATGCTGGGATACGCGGACCGGCTCTTCGCGTTTCCGTGCTACCTGCTTGCGGCTTCGATTTCTACGACCTTC from candidate division WOR-3 bacterium encodes the following:
- a CDS encoding DegT/DnrJ/EryC1/StrS family aminotransferase — translated: MRQHVGLVGTGYWGKNLVRVFSELGALAAVCDSDQGRLDRLGLAADVRRYEGYEQLLEDTAVDAVVIATPAAAHYKMCRQALEAGRDVMVEKPLALSVEQGQELVQLAEERGRILMVGHILRYHPAVGKLVRMIADGELGRVEYVYSNRLNLGKLRTEENILWSFAPHDISVILALVAERPVIVSSHGEAFLQRNVFDVTLTAIEFPNGVKAHTFVSWLHPFKEQRLVVVGSEQMAVFEDSRPQDKLVCYPHRVQWQAGKVPVAMKGERRVIEVSDAEPLLVECEHFLESCETRIPPRTDGYEGLAVLEVLATAEVSLKQGGKPVPLPAGSNGRCRHALSQAVHSSRQLVAAAVPTNQSRTQLLTNASPAMTRSNKAGEPAAGDSPLATLCLPCGVERRAEIQGTTSEISEVTGSRWPTLGILHPEVLTETGAGRGRDRGVEAPDTRSEARDCFIHPTAVVDDGAEIGAGSKVWHYTHVSTRARIGPRNILGQNVFVAEGVVTGANCKVQNNVSLYKGVVLEDDVFCGPSCVFTNVINPRAFLEKKSEFRPTLVKQGASIGANATVVCGHTLGRYCLIGAGAVVTRDVPDYALMIGVPARQQGWVCRCGERLRFAAGQTGCQKCGEQYEMENGKVKPRKALGAGHPTAGIRDNPDRFDWHQIRQESGIQRQSPGLRVQSASEQVINQASPPRLRDGHRSATIAFPMLDLKREYMYMKVDIDRALERVLEHQAWIMGPEVRELEAAIAQYVGTKYAVSCASGTDALVLALRSLALKRTGREYFTRQEEIITTPFTFTATGDAILRAGATPVFVDIEPTSFNIDPEKIRSAVNERTVGILPVHLYGQACAMDEIIAIARARSLFIVEDCAQSFGADLAGRKCGSFGDCAAFSFFPSKNLGGFGDGGMVTTNDADLARLCDMLRKHGGRDKYNVDQLGYNSRLDTLQGAILLAKLRYVDSFNDRRRRIAAWYNLALQNQAGVKAPALPRNGEHVFHQYTIRIPEAADRTQNTADRRRDRVAKKLAERGIASMVYYPVPLHKMRVFAGRSRAGSSLAESERAAAEVLSLPIEPLLSHEEVQTVIAAMEEALECQETVA
- the murJ gene encoding murein biosynthesis integral membrane protein MurJ: MRRGALIIAVMTILAKALGFVRELLMAYFFGAAGVMDAYRVGETVNSLGAGMVSSLFDVAGLPLLVERNARAGEQAQRQLFASLWTTGALVAGSIALLTLALAPLCVRLFAPRLSGPTFGLAVTTTRILVPVGFVTIMVGAFGAYYNARRQFAVPKLVDPVINAVAIVVLVFWARRAGVLGLAAGWSLGQILGLAVAILPLVMTGHRLVRTLSDPGVRAFVKLALPVLAAGAVRPLTIAAARAFASFLPEGSIAMLGYADRLFAFPCYLLAASISTTFFTKAAELAAADKHGQLREQTNRLLSRLAAILIPTSLALLVLARPVVKLLYERGAFTGQAAVGTAAALAFLGIGLFPFAAVSVLSAAFRARRDVRTPAYAAFAGAAASIALDLLLVRPMGVSGLALASSCGLAVAMSYLWARFERRHGG